From the Endozoicomonas sp. Mp262 genome, the window GCGCTATCTCCTTTGCTCAGGGAAGAGAAAATTGAGCTAAACCTGCGAGTTGACGATGAGGCTCGCTCACTGGAAATTATGCGTCGGGGAGAGGCGGCGGCAGCAATCAGCCTTGATTCTCACGCTCTTCCGGGATGTCAGTCTGAGTATCTGGGAGAGGTTCATTATCTTTGTGTTTGCAGCCCTGACTTTGCTAAAAGGCATTTTCCCCAGGGTGTAACCAGGGAAGCCCTGTCCAGTGCTCCCGCCATCGCCTTTGATCACCGGGATGATATGCACCAGAATTTCCTGAAGGAACATTTTGACCTGCCTCATAATGAGGCACCCTGTCATGTGGTGCCATCATCTGAAGCCTTTGTCACTATGGCAAAAGCGGGGATTGCCTACTGCATGATTTCGGAATTCCAGATCCAACAGGAATTGGAAAAGGGGGAATTAATAAATATTCTGCCTGAGTTACAGGACAGCCGGTCACTTTACTGGCATCACTGGGTATTGGAGACAGGGAGAATCAATGCCCTGACTCGTCAGGTTACCAAATATGCCCGGCAAATACTGCATGAAGGCCATATTTGAAATGGGTGGCACTGAAAATAGAGCAGTTATCGAAAAATAAAACCCCATACTATTTCCTGATTATTAAGTTGGTTTTTCCGGGGACTGTTTTTTTTGGGGTTCACTCCAGAATCACGTTATTATCTTATTAAACAAAAATGACTATATACCTGTTTTAAGAATCCCAGGGGAGGGGATTACCTTGATTAAATCATGGATTAAAAAAAGTTCGCTGAAACAGAAAGTTATGGCGGCTTTTCTGATTATAGGCCTGCTACCCACTGCGCTGGTCGCCACTGTGGGGTTTAAGGTCTCTGAAGATATTTTGCTGGAAAGTCTCTTCTCTCACCTTATTGATGTCAAAGAAGTAAAAAAACAACAGGTAGAAGATTATTTTAATTCCAAAAGCCATACACTTCAGGGGCTTGCCAATACCCTGATGGTACAGGAAGCCTTGTTGGCCTTTCGAGAGGGTATCAGCAGCATTAAACTAAAGTCCGGGCAGCAAGAAGCCGTAAAACAGGATTACCTTAATGGGTTTGCCAGAATATATAAAGAGCAAAATCCCGAGTCCTCATTAAACCTTGACAGGCTTTTATCGAAAAAAGACCATATCGCCACATCACTCCAATCCATTTACCTGGCTAATAGCCCTTATAAAGCAGGTGAGCGGCATTTGTACAATGGCCCTGAAGCATCAGGCTATCATCAAGTCCATGCCCGTTATCACAGTTCATTTAAAGTGCTTCTTGAAGAGTTGAATCTATACGATATTTTCATTGTGGATAATGAAAGCAGTCGTATTGTTTACAGTGTTTTTAAAGAAGTGGATTTTGGAACCCGCCTTAATAACGGCCCCTTTGCTGATTCGGGTATTGCCGAAGCATTCAGGCTTACTAAAAAGAAAGGTGCGAACAACGGTTCTCCATATACTGTCATGACAGATTATCGCTTATATCAGCCCTCCTATGACGCGCCAGCTTCTTTTATGGCGTCTCCCATCATTATTAATGACAGGGTTGAAGGTTATTTTATTATCCAGTTACCACTGGATAAACTTAGCAAGATCATGGCGGTATCTGAAGGGTTGGGAAAGACGGGTGAAAGCTATCTGGTGGGTGAAGACCACTTGCTACGTACGGATACCCGGCGTCATGTTGATGTTTTTAATGTTAAGGAAAGCTTCCAGCAGCCTGATACCCACCATGTGAGTAGTCCATCAGTTGAGGATGCCCTTGAAGGAAAAACCGGAGCCAGAATAGGATCGAACTATCAGCAAGAAGAGGTTATCAGTGCCTACTCTCCTCTTGATATCGGTGGACATAGGTGGGCCATGGTGGTTGAAGAAAGTCTGGAAGAAGCCCTGAAACCGGAAAGGCAGCTACAGCTTATTTTTACCCTGATGTTGTTGGGTACTATTCCTCTAGTCATTCTTGCGGCCTGGTGGCTGACAGGTAATCAGCTAAAGCCCATTCTTGCCATGACGCAGCTAATGGATGAAGTGAAAAGCCGCTGGGATTTCTCACTGCGTTCTGAAAATAACCACCGGGACGAAATTGGTCAGGCCAGTCAAACCTTCAATGGTATGGTGGAATCCCTGCAACAGGCTATCAGTACCATTAATAAGTCACTGGGACATTTTGCCGATGGCCGGTTTAATGTCAGAATTGACAGCGATATGCAAGGAGACCTGGGTACACTGAAGCAGGCGGCGAACGCCACCTCCGAAGAGCTGGAAGAAGTGATCAGCAGCATCATTGATGTCATGACCAGCATTCAGGAGGGAGACTTTAATCAGCGTATTGATCGCAACACCTCTGGCCAGCTTGCAGAACTTACCGAAAAAATTAACCGAACCTCTGAAAAACTTGAGTTCTTAACCTCATCTCTACTGGCAATGGCGGATGCCATTAATAATGGTGAACTGGACTACCGCCTTGATCTTTCCAGGGAAATGACAGTCCAGGGTGCCTATGAGGGCCTGGAAAGCAAATTAAACGGAGGACTAGGCCAGTTGGAAGAGGTTGTCAATACTGTTCAGCATGTCTCCAGTGAGGTGGGTTCACAAATAGCCGAGATCAATGCCATGTCGGCCAGCATGCTTCACCAAAGCAGTGAGCAGGCCAGTTCCAGTAAAACTATTATTGGTAACCTTCACGAGTGGCGAGACGATGTTGTGCAACTGGTTAAAGATGCCAAGCAGGGCGGTGGCATTGTTTCAGGGGCCCGTAATAATGCTGAACGTGTAAGCCACGTTATTGACGGGGCTGAAGCCGCCATTTTAGATATTAGGGAGGTGAGTACCCGGATAGGCAATGTCGCCAAAGGTATCACCGAAGTTGCCACTCAAACAACCATGCTTGCCCTTAATGCGGCTATTGAAGCCACAAAAGCCGGCGTTGAGGGAAAAGGGTTTACGGTTGTTGCTGATGAAGTCAGGGTGCTGGCTGATCAGTCAACAAAAGCGGCCAAGGAAATCAATAAACTGGTTGAAGAAACTTACAGCCGGGTGGACAAGGGGGTGAGTTCTGTAGGCGATGTCTCTGATTCTTTTGACCAGTTAAATGAGGTTTTGGCCGAGGTGGGCAATAATATGGCACAAATGGAGCAGGCCATTACCAAGCAGGAAAGTTATAGCCAAAGCATTCTGAATAATATTCAAAGTATTGATGATAGTAGCCAGGCCAGTAAGACAGCGGTGGAAACCGTTCAGATAGCCTGTAGCGATATGCAGGAAAAATTCACAGAGCTTGAGCAACGCTTGAGCCGGTTAAAAACCAAGCGTACAGGGTAATACAACTTCTGTATTGAACAATCTTGTCGGTGCTATTGTTACTATAACGATGTAGTAACGATAGCCATACCTGTCAATACACCAACAGAAAACGTTATCAGGCAAGCAAAAGCCCACATCAGGCTGACTCTTTCTGCCCATTTTCTATGGCTGCTCAACTCGCGTCTCATGGGAATGCTCCTAACGCTAACGGCGTTTATTATTCTAGGACAAAAGTACGCAATTCAGGATTCGTACTACCCGTAGTCATTAACGTATGGAAATATCCGGGCTAACGCCTTTTTAACCTGAACAACCGGACAATTTTCCTTTAATCATGTACTGGCAGTTACAGTACTTTATAATTCCAGGTTTGCTCAGGGAGTCATTGAGGTTTCATTATATGGCTAACAGCTTTATCGACCATATAATGAGACATCAACAGCCCCCAAGGGACGGAGTCACAAAGCGTGGATAACATTACGGTTCAGGGTGCCCGCACCCATAACCTCAAAAATATTGACCTGGATATGCCCCGTGACAGCCTGATTGTAATCACAGGGTTATCGGGTTCAGGAAAGTCCTCACTGGCATTTGATACCCTTTATGCTGAAGGACAGCGGCGTTACGTAGAGTCATTGTCTGCCTATGCACGACAGTTTCTATCTATGATGGAAAAACCTGATGTGGATCATATCGAAGGGTTATCTCCGGCTATATCCATTGAGCAAAAATCCACCAGTCATAACCCCCGATCCACCGTTGGCACTATCACTGAAATTTATGACTACCTGCGGTTACTATTCGCCCGCACGGGTATTCCAAGGTGTCCTACCCACGCTCTGCCGCTGGAGGCCCAAACCATCAGCCAGATGGTGGATCAGGTGTTGGCCCTTCCTGAAGGTTCCAGGCTCATGTTGCTGGCACCTGTGGTTCGGGGGCGGAAAGGGGAACACCTTCATATATTCAGTGACCTGAAAAGCCAGGGATTTATCCGGGCCCGGATTAATGGCATTGTCACCGACCTTGATAACCCTCCAGCGCTGGACAAAAAGAAAAAGCACACCATTGAGGTGGTTGTTGATCGTTTTAAAGTCAGAGAAGACTTACAGTTGCGTTTATCAGAATCTTTCGAGACGGCACTGGAACTCACTGGCGGGCTGGCAGCCATCAGCTTTATGGACGGTGGACAGGAGGACATGATTTTTTCTGCCCGGTTTGCCTGCCCTGAATGTGGTTATAGCCTTGATGAACTGGAACCCCGCCTGTTTTCTTTTAATAACCCTGCCGGTGCCTGCCCAAGCTGCGATGGACTTGGGGTCAAACAATACTTTGACCAGGACCGCATTGTTCAGCATCCTGAGTTAACCCTGGCCGAGGGTGCCATTCGAGGCTGGGATCGAAGAAGCGTTTACTATTTCCACCTTTTAAAGTCCCTGGCTTCCCATTACGGATTTGATCTGGATACTCCCTTTGATGACCTGACTGCAAAGCAGCAGAGTATTATTCTTCATGGCTCCGGAGATCAGGAAATTGACTTCAGTTATGTGAATGACCGCGGCGATGTCTATCGCAAGCGCCATTGCTTTGAAGGCATCATTCCCAACTTTGAGCGGCGCTATAAAGACACTGAATCCCAGTCTGTTCGGGAAGAGTTATCAAAATACCTCAGTACCCAGCCCTGTCCGGGGTGTAAGGGAACCCGGCTCAGGAAAGAAGCCCGCAATGTGTTTATCCAGGAGGAAAATTTACCGGAACTGGCTTGCCTGCCTGTTGAAAAAGCCCTGGCCTATTTTGAACAATTGAAGTTACCGGGCCAGCGAGGAGAAATTGCCGCAAAGATTCTTAAAGAAATCTGTGACCGTCTCAGTTTTCTGGTCAATGTTGGTCTCAATTACCTGACCCTGGATCGCAGCGCTGATACCCTCTCCGGGGGCGAAGCCCAGCGCATCCGGTTGGCCAGCCAGATTGGTGCGGGGCTGGTGGGGGTTATGTATATTCTGGATGAACCCAGTATCGGCCTGCATCAAAGGGATAACGAACGGCTGCTTAATACATTGACCCGGCTTCGTGACCTTGGCAATACAGTGATTGTGGTTGAACACGATGAAGATGCCATTCGTACTGCAGACCATGTCATTGATATCGGTCCCGGAGCTGGCGTTCATGGCGGCAGTATTGTTGCCCAGGGTACACCGGCGCAGGTCATGGATACGGAAGCGTCTTTAACCGGACAGTACCTGTCGGGTATTAAAAAAATCGCTGTTCCGGAAAACCGTACTCCGTTTGATAAGAAACGGATTCTGAAGCTGACCGGTTGTTCCGGAAATAATCTTAAAAATGTTTCCCTGGAAATTCCTGTGGGGTTGATGACCTGTGTCACCGGTGTCTCAGGCTCCGGTAAATCAACCCTGATTAACAACACCCTCTATCCGGTGGCCGCCCATAAACTCAATAAGGCCACCACACTAACGGCGTCATCCTATAAAAAGATCAGTGGCCTGACCCATCTGGATAAATGCATTGATATAGACCAAAGCCCCATTGGTCGAACACCTCGCTCTAATCCGGCCACCTACACTGGTATTTTTACCGCAATTCGTGAACTTTTTGCGGGCACCCAGGAAGCTCGTTCCCGCGGCTATAAACCGGGGCGGTTCAGTTTTAATGTTAAAGGGGGGCGCTGTGAAGCTTGTCAGGGCGACGGTGTGATTAAGGTGGAAATGCACTTTCTACCAGACATCTATGTTCCCTGTGATGTTTGCAAAGGCAAGCGCTATAACCGGGAAACCCTTGATGTTAAATATAAGGGTAAAAGCATCCATGAGGTGCTATCCATGACTGTGGAAGATGCCCTTGCATTCTTTGATCCTATCCCCGCCGTCAGGCGCAAGCTTCAGACCCTGATGGATGTGGGGCTGTCCTATATTCAACTGGGACAGAACGCAACAACGCTATCTGGTGGAGAAGCCCAGCGGGTTAAGCTGGCAAAAGAACTGTCTAAACGGGATACCGGGAAAACGCTTTATATCCTGGATGAGCCAACCACCGGTTTGCATTTTCACGATATACAACAACTACTCACTGTTTTGCATCGGCTGCGGGATCATGGCAACACCGTAGTGGTTATTGAACATAACCTGGATGTCATCAAAACAGCCGACTGGATTGTTGACCTTGGGCCGGAAGGCGGTGATGGTGGTGGGCAAATCATTGCTTCAGGCACACCTGAAGAGGTATCCAAAAGGGAAGTATCCCATACAGGACGTTTTCTAAAGCAGAGTTTAAATTAGTTCTCTGAATCCCGGGTCTGTTCAGTATCGCCTTTATTTAATTCAGCCACCTGTTTTTCAAGGGTTTCCAAGCGTTCCCGGGTATGCTGCAATACGGCAACCTGGGTGTCAAACTCATCCCTGTTCACCAGATCAAGGCGAGACAGGGCGCTGGTTACCAGGGCCTTGATATTACGTTCAATATCTTCCCTGGTCTGGCTTTTCTCGCCTCCCAGTAACTGACCTGCTTTTTCGGCGATATTATTGATCAGTGCAGCTTTATCAATCATTCGTCAGGTTCCAGTACGTCTTGATTTATGGTGCATCATATAACAAGGAGGGCGATTTGCCGATGTTCTTGAAGGCTGCCAAGCTGCGCTTGGTTCGCTGGCTCAGTAAGTACTACCAGTCAAAGAGCTGGAAGTATCGGGGAATATAAAAGCTGGATGAGAGAACAGGGCGCTGTTTGAACCTTTTGTGCAGTGATTCAGAAAGGTGTAGCGGAAGGCTCAGAAGCTTGTAGTTAGCATGTGATTTTTTTAACAGTTTTAACAAGGTGTTTGTGTAGGCACCTTGTCGGCTCCAGTTTAACCTGCTGAAGTAGCGGGTTTCCCTGCGCTCAGGGTTTTGCAGAAGGGCATCGGCAGAGGTTTGGCTATCCCGACAGCCAGAGATCATGACCACATTGGCGGCTATGTAGGAATACTTGCTGTTTTTGTCCCTTTTTAACCTGAATTCAGCCGTATCTGCGTTCCACTCCGAGCGGCATATATATTGAAGATCCAGCATTGTTGCAGAGTGACAGGTATCAAAGGAAAAGAATACGTTACATTTTCTGTCAAACAGCTTTAACAGCTCATGCAGCTTATTGTCAGATATACAGCCGTCACCACAGACCAGGAGTTCATCCCGCTTATCTTTTTCCTGAGAGGTTTTCCTTTCTTTTGAACTGGAGCCATGACCGCTAAAAGCAATAATTACGGTATTCCAGTCCATCCAGTGCCGGGTTGTTTTATTGGCTATCTGTTCTATTTCATCAATGACTTGCTCGGTGGTTATATTTTGTTTTTCATCGGTTATCAGTCTTATATTTTTTTCCGGATACCCCATTTTTTTCAGAAAATATCTTAAATTAATGGCATCGTTTATACACCCTTTAAGATTCGTGTATTTACTATGTGTATAGTTTTGAGCTACCAGTAGTATTAATGTTTTGTGCCTGTTTTGATATTTTAAGAGGGCGGTTGAACATAGCCAGGCTTCAAGGTATGAGGGAGGTGTGATACGGGCAATATAAGCTGGAACAGCTTTGAACCATGGCTGGGTTGGCCATGCATCCAGAGCGAAAAAGCACAGCCACCAGATAGAAAAAAGTTTGAGAGAGATAGAGTCATAATATTTCATGCCAGTATCTTCCACATGTACAACAATGGTTTCGAGCCTTTACGTATCTCGGTCAGCTTCCTAAACAGCCCATAGAAAACATGTGCTTTCTATATTGGCGCAGTTTAGCTTTACCTCCTAATTTTGGCTGAGGGTTTTCTGGATTTTCAAATAAATCTGAATGCTTGGACTGGGCTAAGGGTTAGTTTTCTTATAAGCGCCTGTTCGTGCAAACAGGCACTTCATTGACGCACTTTATGAGTGCATAAATGTCAGTAAAGCTCCCTGTTATCTATATTCGGTGCATTAATTGATGCATTTTCTTATATTTCACCCACTTTATGCATCATGGTTATGTTGGCATACTTTCTGCTTATTTAATAAGCAGTTTATTGGATGTCGTAACCAGTAGGCGTAGACTGGCAGCTTGATTTGGATAAGCGCCGGACTACCCCTCCCGGATCGTAACTTTCAGGAGAATATATTTATGAAGTTGGTTTCTGCCATTATCAAGCCGTTTAAACTGGATGATGTTCGCGAGGCGCTTTCAGACATCAGCGTGCAAGGAATTACAGTAACTGAGGTAAAAGGGTTTGGACGACAGAAGGGGCATACCGAGCTATACCGTGGTGCAGAGTATGTGGTTGATTTCCTGCCCAAGGTGAAGATTGAAGTGGCCATTCCTGATGAATTGTTGGAGCAGGTTATTGAATCGATCTCCAAGGCTGCTAATACGGGGAAAATCGGTGATGGCAAAATTTTTGTAACTAATCTGGAGCAGGCGATACGCATCAGAACCGGCGAAACTGGAGAGGATGCCATTTAGTCTAGGAGCCTGCCGGGCTTAGTTCTGTCAATAAACCCTAATAATAAGAAAAAACATTTCTAAACCTGGGAGGGGTCCCGTGGATAATATTATTCAAGTGTCGTATGCGCTCGACACCTTTTATTTCCTGGTATGTGGTGCTTTGGTGATGTGGATGGCGGCAGGCTTTGCCATGCTTGAAGCCGGTTTGGTCCGTTCAAAAAATACAGTGGAAATTTTGACAAAAAATATTGCCCTGTTTGCCATTGCCTGCACCATGTACCTGTTGTGTGGCTATCAGATCATGTATCCCGGTGCCAATGAAGGTGGAATTGTGCCGGTATTTGGCACATTAC encodes:
- a CDS encoding accessory factor UbiK family protein, with the translated sequence MIDKAALINNIAEKAGQLLGGEKSQTREDIERNIKALVTSALSRLDLVNRDEFDTQVAVLQHTRERLETLEKQVAELNKGDTEQTRDSEN
- a CDS encoding methyl-accepting chemotaxis protein; translation: MIKSWIKKSSLKQKVMAAFLIIGLLPTALVATVGFKVSEDILLESLFSHLIDVKEVKKQQVEDYFNSKSHTLQGLANTLMVQEALLAFREGISSIKLKSGQQEAVKQDYLNGFARIYKEQNPESSLNLDRLLSKKDHIATSLQSIYLANSPYKAGERHLYNGPEASGYHQVHARYHSSFKVLLEELNLYDIFIVDNESSRIVYSVFKEVDFGTRLNNGPFADSGIAEAFRLTKKKGANNGSPYTVMTDYRLYQPSYDAPASFMASPIIINDRVEGYFIIQLPLDKLSKIMAVSEGLGKTGESYLVGEDHLLRTDTRRHVDVFNVKESFQQPDTHHVSSPSVEDALEGKTGARIGSNYQQEEVISAYSPLDIGGHRWAMVVEESLEEALKPERQLQLIFTLMLLGTIPLVILAAWWLTGNQLKPILAMTQLMDEVKSRWDFSLRSENNHRDEIGQASQTFNGMVESLQQAISTINKSLGHFADGRFNVRIDSDMQGDLGTLKQAANATSEELEEVISSIIDVMTSIQEGDFNQRIDRNTSGQLAELTEKINRTSEKLEFLTSSLLAMADAINNGELDYRLDLSREMTVQGAYEGLESKLNGGLGQLEEVVNTVQHVSSEVGSQIAEINAMSASMLHQSSEQASSSKTIIGNLHEWRDDVVQLVKDAKQGGGIVSGARNNAERVSHVIDGAEAAILDIREVSTRIGNVAKGITEVATQTTMLALNAAIEATKAGVEGKGFTVVADEVRVLADQSTKAAKEINKLVEETYSRVDKGVSSVGDVSDSFDQLNEVLAEVGNNMAQMEQAITKQESYSQSILNNIQSIDDSSQASKTAVETVQIACSDMQEKFTELEQRLSRLKTKRTG
- the uvrA gene encoding excinuclease ABC subunit UvrA — protein: MDNITVQGARTHNLKNIDLDMPRDSLIVITGLSGSGKSSLAFDTLYAEGQRRYVESLSAYARQFLSMMEKPDVDHIEGLSPAISIEQKSTSHNPRSTVGTITEIYDYLRLLFARTGIPRCPTHALPLEAQTISQMVDQVLALPEGSRLMLLAPVVRGRKGEHLHIFSDLKSQGFIRARINGIVTDLDNPPALDKKKKHTIEVVVDRFKVREDLQLRLSESFETALELTGGLAAISFMDGGQEDMIFSARFACPECGYSLDELEPRLFSFNNPAGACPSCDGLGVKQYFDQDRIVQHPELTLAEGAIRGWDRRSVYYFHLLKSLASHYGFDLDTPFDDLTAKQQSIILHGSGDQEIDFSYVNDRGDVYRKRHCFEGIIPNFERRYKDTESQSVREELSKYLSTQPCPGCKGTRLRKEARNVFIQEENLPELACLPVEKALAYFEQLKLPGQRGEIAAKILKEICDRLSFLVNVGLNYLTLDRSADTLSGGEAQRIRLASQIGAGLVGVMYILDEPSIGLHQRDNERLLNTLTRLRDLGNTVIVVEHDEDAIRTADHVIDIGPGAGVHGGSIVAQGTPAQVMDTEASLTGQYLSGIKKIAVPENRTPFDKKRILKLTGCSGNNLKNVSLEIPVGLMTCVTGVSGSGKSTLINNTLYPVAAHKLNKATTLTASSYKKISGLTHLDKCIDIDQSPIGRTPRSNPATYTGIFTAIRELFAGTQEARSRGYKPGRFSFNVKGGRCEACQGDGVIKVEMHFLPDIYVPCDVCKGKRYNRETLDVKYKGKSIHEVLSMTVEDALAFFDPIPAVRRKLQTLMDVGLSYIQLGQNATTLSGGEAQRVKLAKELSKRDTGKTLYILDEPTTGLHFHDIQQLLTVLHRLRDHGNTVVVIEHNLDVIKTADWIVDLGPEGGDGGGQIIASGTPEEVSKREVSHTGRFLKQSLN
- the glnK gene encoding P-II family nitrogen regulator translates to MKLVSAIIKPFKLDDVREALSDISVQGITVTEVKGFGRQKGHTELYRGAEYVVDFLPKVKIEVAIPDELLEQVIESISKAANTGKIGDGKIFVTNLEQAIRIRTGETGEDAI
- a CDS encoding LysR family transcriptional regulator ArgP → MKPLDYKLVAALAAVIREGSFERAADKLCITQSAVSQRIKQLEQIMAQPLLVRSQPPGITDAGQQLLGLYQRVTMLEQDVLDSICHQDDRQAVPVTLAVNADSVATWLIPALSPLLREEKIELNLRVDDEARSLEIMRRGEAAAAISLDSHALPGCQSEYLGEVHYLCVCSPDFAKRHFPQGVTREALSSAPAIAFDHRDDMHQNFLKEHFDLPHNEAPCHVVPSSEAFVTMAKAGIAYCMISEFQIQQELEKGELINILPELQDSRSLYWHHWVLETGRINALTRQVTKYARQILHEGHI
- a CDS encoding caspase family protein gives rise to the protein MKYYDSISLKLFSIWWLCFFALDAWPTQPWFKAVPAYIARITPPSYLEAWLCSTALLKYQNRHKTLILLVAQNYTHSKYTNLKGCINDAINLRYFLKKMGYPEKNIRLITDEKQNITTEQVIDEIEQIANKTTRHWMDWNTVIIAFSGHGSSSKERKTSQEKDKRDELLVCGDGCISDNKLHELLKLFDRKCNVFFSFDTCHSATMLDLQYICRSEWNADTAEFRLKRDKNSKYSYIAANVVMISGCRDSQTSADALLQNPERRETRYFSRLNWSRQGAYTNTLLKLLKKSHANYKLLSLPLHLSESLHKRFKQRPVLSSSFYIPRYFQLFDW